Proteins encoded in a region of the Anopheles aquasalis chromosome 2, idAnoAquaMG_Q_19, whole genome shotgun sequence genome:
- the LOC126569984 gene encoding uncharacterized protein LOC126569984 yields MELDNIFLNKLPIIAATDSGDGTWNHYAFLESTWCERKILLKIIVFSSLYNTPLSFVSEIDHEELQQTARRLERTLEEFLQETKQALCTEGGANGFSYAVEENNFVWRKVLGPQLTVTYGSVILLRSQCLLSDVLSNSIHAQNRLRADVQLKNKVLLELKDEHEELLELQRQQEEDTRLYEIELITKCISILNEKKEVINHLKKQLAEDEDEVVDSEEQTDGQQHHHLQQHNPSAEDEEQPLLPSDLRSEKRGVSTAAATVTRPPPINYLDSEQSFPELESGEELEDPEQEHVILPKRTKYQQQASSVHSELEPATSGTSAPGTSTATRHQLVSSPVEEAAQDDDIYNKNTEELLQEI; encoded by the coding sequence ATGGAACTGGACAACATCTTTCTCAACAAACTTCCAATCATCGCGGCCACGGACAGCGGCGATGGAACGTGGAACCACTATGCGTTCCTCGAGAGTACCTGGTGCGAACGGAAGATCCTGCTGAAGATCATCGTGTTCAGCTCACTCTACAACACGCCGCTCAGCTTCGTGTCCGAGATCGATCACGAGGAGCTACAACAGACGGCCAGGCGCCTGGAGCGCACCCTAGAGGAGTTTCTGCAGGAAACCAAGCAGGCCCTCTGCACGGAAGGTGGCGCGAATGGTTTCAGCTATGCGGTCGAAGAGAATAATTTTGTTTGGCGCAAGGTTCTCGGACCGCAGCTGACCGTCACGTACGGTTCTGTCATCCTGCTGCGCTCTCAGTGTCTCCTATCGGATGTGCTGTCCAACTCGATCCACGCCCAAAACCGGCTGCGAGCGGACGTGCAGCTGAAGAACAAGGTACTGCTCGAGCTGAAGGATGAGCacgaggagctgctggagctgcagcggcagcaggaggaggacacGCGCCTGTACGAGATTGAGCTGATAACCAAGTGCATCAGCATACTgaatgagaagaaggaggttATCAATCATTTGAAAAAGCAGCTGGcagaggatgaggacgaggtGGTAGACAGTGAGGAGCAAACGGATGgtcaacagcaccaccacctccaacaACACAATCCTAGCGCAGAAGATGAGGAacagccgctgctgccgagTGATTTGCGATCGGAGAAGAGGGGCGTTTCAACTGCGGCCGCTACCGTAACTCGTCCACCTCCGATCAATTACCTCGACTCGGAACAGTCCTTCCCTGAGCTGGAAAGCGGTGAAGAGCTGGAGGATCCGGAACAGGAGCACGTTATCCTACCGAAACGCACCAAGTACCAGCAACAGGCGTCCTCAGTTCACTCCGAGCTTGAACCGGCAACTTCCGGTACATCGGCCCCCGGCACATCGACAGCAACGCGGCATCAGCTGGTCTCGTCGCCAGTGGAAGAAGCGGCTCAGGACGATGATATTTATAACAAAAATACGGAGGAATTACTGCAAGAAATTTGA